In a genomic window of Bradyrhizobium ontarionense:
- a CDS encoding SRPBCC family protein — MSERVVIAPVQKLVRVRAPIGHAFAVFTSGLTRWWPHTHGVGRKPIAKVLIEPKLGGRWLEIAEDGTETPVATITIWEPPHRFVMLWQIDAQWKPDAAMRSEVDVRFFAEGAEATRVELLHHKFETMGDEAGASMRKDVDGGWPGLLQHFLAEAERAPSSS, encoded by the coding sequence ATGAGTGAGCGTGTCGTGATTGCCCCGGTTCAGAAGCTGGTCCGTGTCAGGGCGCCCATCGGCCATGCGTTCGCAGTGTTCACCAGCGGACTGACGCGCTGGTGGCCGCATACGCATGGGGTTGGCAGGAAGCCGATCGCGAAAGTGCTCATCGAGCCGAAGCTCGGCGGGCGCTGGCTCGAAATCGCCGAGGACGGCACTGAGACCCCCGTCGCGACCATCACGATCTGGGAGCCGCCGCATCGTTTCGTCATGCTCTGGCAGATCGACGCGCAGTGGAAGCCGGACGCGGCGATGCGCTCGGAGGTCGACGTGCGTTTCTTCGCCGAAGGCGCGGAGGCGACCCGCGTCGAGCTGTTGCATCATAAATTCGAAACCATGGGCGACGAAGCCGGCGCGTCCATGCGCAAGGATGTGGATGGCGGTTGGCCGGGCCTGCTGCAGCATTTCCTGGCGGAGGCTGAACGCGCGCCGTCTTCGTCGTGA
- a CDS encoding ArsR/SmtB family transcription factor — protein sequence MAYETALAVLADPTRRQVFERLRGGPRPVNAIAAGLPVSRPAVSQHLKVLKDAGLVEERSEGVRRIYSLRREGLAELRDWLDSFWDDALLAFKIEAERTHRRTKGRTDE from the coding sequence ATGGCTTACGAAACGGCATTGGCGGTGCTGGCGGATCCGACGCGGCGCCAGGTGTTCGAGCGCCTTCGCGGCGGCCCGCGTCCTGTCAACGCGATTGCTGCCGGGCTGCCGGTGTCACGGCCAGCGGTGTCGCAGCATCTGAAGGTGCTGAAGGACGCCGGGCTGGTGGAGGAGCGAAGCGAGGGTGTGCGGCGCATCTATTCGTTGCGCCGCGAGGGGCTCGCCGAGCTACGCGACTGGCTCGACAGCTTCTGGGACGACGCGCTGCTCGCCTTCAAGATCGAGGCAGAGCGCACGCACCGACGGACGAAAGGGAGGACGGATGAGTGA
- a CDS encoding methyl-accepting chemotaxis protein → MLGFRSRKNDRPHVSPQFDSAALDTFQDALARCVDDWAEGKLNRDVAELNAAALRAKVKPELIEALHRLGTALAARASHDLDSIVDLCINSNEASISAARLIGASNNQSERCQGLASASVEMQASVQTISATSTAAAAEAAATRQAVGESVTAVRRTLQTMNGIASSVRDTSAKLADLSAASAEIGSIVGTIDAIANQTNLLALNATIEAARAGEFGRGFAVVAAEVKNLSQQTTKATEDIKGRIERLQAEMSGIVEAMAGGAKAVEVGMSEMNDLAQTIDQAGTRTTVVSAKMDEISGILAEQSAATDEVAQGITIIADLATANANEVMSLADTMSKTDSKVGKMLGDIAKLSLDNQVVRLAKADHVIWKKRLVDMSVGRLQLKADELSDHHNCRLGKWYYGEGGQRFAGTPAFRALEQPHEAVHRHGKEAARLFGSGRIDEALNEIGKVEVASTDVLAALDQMQE, encoded by the coding sequence ATGCTGGGATTCCGCAGCCGCAAGAACGACCGACCCCATGTCTCTCCTCAGTTCGACTCCGCGGCGCTCGACACGTTCCAGGACGCGCTGGCGCGATGCGTCGACGACTGGGCCGAGGGCAAGCTGAACCGCGACGTCGCCGAGCTCAATGCTGCGGCGCTGCGCGCCAAGGTCAAGCCCGAGCTCATCGAGGCGCTCCATCGCCTCGGCACCGCGCTCGCTGCGCGCGCATCCCATGATCTCGATTCCATCGTCGACCTCTGCATCAACAGCAACGAAGCGTCGATCAGCGCGGCGCGCCTGATCGGCGCCTCGAACAATCAGTCGGAGCGCTGCCAGGGCCTGGCTTCGGCCTCCGTCGAGATGCAGGCCTCCGTGCAGACGATCAGCGCGACATCGACCGCAGCGGCCGCCGAGGCGGCCGCGACCCGGCAGGCCGTCGGGGAGAGCGTAACAGCGGTACGCCGGACGCTGCAGACCATGAACGGCATCGCAAGCTCCGTACGGGACACATCGGCCAAGCTCGCCGATCTCAGCGCCGCCTCGGCGGAAATCGGCTCGATCGTCGGCACCATCGACGCGATCGCCAACCAGACCAACCTGCTGGCGCTCAACGCCACGATCGAGGCGGCCCGCGCCGGCGAGTTCGGCAGGGGCTTCGCGGTGGTCGCCGCCGAAGTGAAGAACCTGTCGCAGCAGACGACCAAGGCGACCGAGGACATCAAGGGCCGCATCGAGCGGCTGCAGGCCGAGATGAGCGGCATAGTCGAGGCCATGGCCGGCGGCGCCAAAGCGGTCGAGGTCGGCATGAGCGAGATGAACGATCTGGCGCAGACCATCGATCAGGCGGGGACGCGGACCACGGTCGTCAGTGCCAAGATGGACGAGATCTCGGGTATTCTCGCCGAGCAGAGCGCGGCGACCGACGAGGTGGCACAGGGCATTACCATCATCGCGGACCTCGCAACCGCCAATGCGAACGAGGTGATGTCGCTCGCCGATACGATGAGCAAGACCGATTCGAAGGTCGGCAAGATGCTGGGCGACATCGCCAAGCTCTCGCTCGACAACCAGGTCGTCCGGCTGGCTAAGGCCGATCACGTGATCTGGAAGAAGCGGCTCGTCGACATGTCGGTGGGCAGATTGCAACTCAAGGCGGACGAGCTCTCCGACCATCACAACTGCCGGCTCGGCAAATGGTACTATGGCGAAGGCGGCCAGCGCTTCGCCGGCACCCCGGCGTTCCGCGCCCTCGAACAGCCTCATGAAGCGGTGCATCGCCACGGCAAGGAGGCCGCACGCCTGTTCGGCTCGGGGCGCATCGACGAGGCGCTGAACGAGATCGGCAAGGTCGAGGTTGCATCCACCGACGTTCTGGCCGCGCTCGATCAGATGCAGGAATGA
- a CDS encoding autotransporter domain-containing protein → MAGFSGSHFEHGVTATSVALGMVLVSMTPSLAVEFWIGSASTDWFSVGNWTAIVPDNTTSTRIDTITPNPTVVGAPGAQATGLRVGVSATGALTIRSGGTINNTLGIIGDNAGSIGTATVNGAGSSWINSSDFYVGHNGNGTLTISNGGTVSSVVGFVGRYSTSTSTATVDGAGSSWTNSSDLLVGYGGNGTLTIRNGGAVSNEYGYVGADHGATGVVTVDGARSTWTNSSDLLVGDGGNGTLTIRNGGAVSNEYGFVGNASGATGAVTVDGAGSTWTTRWDLYVGSAGNGTLNVLNGGTVSSSVGLVAVNPGSTGAVTVNGAGSGWTTASDLYVGSGGSATLAILNGGSVSSAGGSYLGVASGAVGTATVDGAGSRWTSSGNLGIGSQGSGTLTIRNGAAVSNAFGSLAIQPGSTGTVTVDGTGSTWTNSADIHVGYGGTGTLTVRNGASVSASTMFIAYQAGSVGTLNIGAAVGQAATAPGMLSAASVNLGSGNGEIVFNHTGTNYTFAPVITGSGAGTRTVRVEAGKTILTAASTYTGPTIIDGGTLSVNGSIASSAVTVNAGGTLGGSGTVGNTMINGGTLAPGNSIGLLTVNGSLSFTAASSYMVEISPTSADRVNVSGTATLSGATVNASFAPGSYVAKQYTIVNAGGGISGRFGSVVNSNLPSGFKSSLSYDANNAYLDLALAFVAPPNTGLNINQTNVGNALVNYFNVNGGIPLVYGGLTAPGLTQASGEIATAVQPAMVHAMTQFTTAMTDVGAADRSLGQSSAMGLADEGDLANAYASVPLRGTVGDTFSLNAKAAPRAPPFESRWRAWASGFGGGQTTDGNAVIGSSAATSRMFGVAAGADYWLSRATVAGFALAGGGTNFNAAAGGSGRTDLFQTGAFIKHMAGPAYVSAAAAYGWHDVTTDRTVAISGVDQLRARFRADNFAGRLEGGSRFGTAWLGGLGLTPYAAAQVTTTRLPRYAETVTAGANTFALSYRAKTVTAPRTELGMRNDKSFALSDALLTLRGRAAWAHDFNPLSAASASFEALPGASFVVNGAAAARDAALTTVSAEVNWLNGVALAATFEGEFSAVTRAYAGRSVARYRW, encoded by the coding sequence ATGGCGGGTTTCTCCGGATCGCATTTCGAGCACGGCGTCACCGCAACATCCGTCGCGCTCGGCATGGTCCTGGTGTCGATGACGCCGTCGCTCGCCGTCGAATTTTGGATCGGCTCCGCCTCGACCGACTGGTTCAGCGTCGGCAACTGGACGGCCATCGTTCCAGACAACACGACCAGCACGAGGATCGACACCATCACGCCCAACCCGACGGTGGTCGGGGCGCCCGGCGCGCAGGCGACCGGTCTCAGAGTCGGCGTTTCCGCAACCGGCGCCTTAACGATCCGGAGCGGCGGCACCATCAACAACACCCTGGGCATCATCGGCGACAATGCCGGCTCGATCGGTACCGCGACGGTCAATGGCGCCGGTTCGAGCTGGATCAACAGCTCCGACTTCTATGTCGGTCACAACGGCAACGGCACGCTGACCATCAGCAACGGCGGCACGGTGAGTAGCGTCGTCGGCTTTGTCGGCCGTTATTCCACCTCGACCAGCACCGCGACGGTTGACGGCGCCGGCTCCAGCTGGACCAACAGCTCCGATTTGCTCGTCGGCTACGGCGGCAACGGCACGCTGACCATCCGCAATGGCGGCGCGGTGAGCAATGAGTACGGCTATGTCGGCGCTGATCACGGTGCGACCGGCGTCGTGACGGTGGATGGCGCCCGCTCGACCTGGACCAACAGCTCCGATTTGCTCGTCGGCGACGGCGGCAATGGCACGCTGACCATCCGCAACGGCGGCGCGGTGAGCAATGAGTACGGCTTTGTCGGCAATGCGAGCGGCGCGACCGGCGCCGTGACGGTGGACGGCGCCGGCTCGACCTGGACCACCAGATGGGATTTGTATGTCGGCTCAGCCGGCAACGGCACTCTGAACGTCCTCAACGGCGGCACTGTCAGCAGTAGCGTGGGCCTTGTCGCGGTCAATCCCGGCTCGACTGGCGCCGTGACGGTGAATGGCGCCGGCTCGGGCTGGACGACAGCCAGCGATTTGTATGTCGGCAGCGGCGGCAGCGCGACGCTGGCCATCCTGAACGGCGGCAGCGTGAGCAGCGCCGGTGGCAGCTATCTCGGCGTCGCATCGGGCGCAGTCGGTACCGCAACCGTGGACGGCGCGGGCTCGCGCTGGACCAGCAGCGGCAATCTCGGCATCGGCAGCCAAGGCAGCGGCACGCTGACCATCCGCAACGGCGCAGCGGTGAGCAACGCCTTCGGCTCTCTCGCCATCCAGCCCGGCTCGACCGGGACTGTGACCGTGGATGGGACCGGCTCGACCTGGACCAATAGCGCGGATATCCATGTCGGCTATGGCGGCACCGGCACGCTGACCGTTCGCAACGGCGCCAGCGTCTCGGCCTCGACCATGTTCATCGCCTACCAGGCCGGCTCGGTCGGCACGCTGAATATCGGCGCAGCCGTCGGCCAGGCGGCCACAGCGCCCGGGATGCTCAGCGCGGCCTCGGTCAATCTCGGTAGTGGAAACGGCGAGATCGTGTTCAACCACACCGGCACGAACTACACCTTCGCCCCCGTCATCACCGGCAGCGGCGCGGGCACACGAACGGTACGCGTCGAGGCCGGCAAGACGATCCTGACCGCGGCCAGCACCTACACGGGACCGACCATCATCGATGGCGGCACGCTGTCGGTGAACGGCTCGATCGCCAGTTCGGCGGTGACGGTGAATGCCGGCGGCACGCTCGGCGGCAGCGGCACCGTCGGCAACACCATGATCAACGGCGGCACGCTCGCCCCCGGCAATTCAATCGGCCTGCTGACCGTGAACGGCAGCCTGTCTTTCACCGCGGCCTCGTCCTACATGGTCGAGATATCCCCGACCAGCGCCGACCGCGTCAATGTTTCGGGAACGGCGACGCTGTCGGGCGCCACGGTGAATGCGTCGTTTGCGCCCGGAAGCTATGTCGCCAAGCAGTACACCATCGTCAATGCCGGCGGTGGCATCAGCGGCAGATTCGGGTCGGTGGTGAACAGCAATCTGCCTTCGGGATTCAAGTCGAGCCTGAGCTATGATGCCAACAACGCCTATCTCGATCTGGCGCTGGCCTTTGTCGCTCCGCCCAACACCGGGCTCAACATCAACCAGACCAACGTCGGCAACGCGCTGGTCAACTACTTCAACGTCAATGGCGGCATTCCGCTGGTCTATGGCGGGCTGACCGCGCCGGGGCTGACGCAGGCGTCCGGCGAGATCGCAACCGCGGTGCAGCCGGCCATGGTGCACGCGATGACGCAGTTCACGACCGCGATGACCGATGTTGGCGCCGCCGACCGCAGCCTCGGCCAATCGAGCGCGATGGGCTTGGCCGATGAGGGCGATCTCGCGAACGCCTATGCCAGCGTCCCGCTCCGCGGCACGGTTGGTGACACATTCAGCTTGAATGCGAAGGCTGCGCCGCGTGCACCGCCATTCGAATCGCGCTGGCGCGCGTGGGCCTCGGGCTTCGGCGGCGGACAGACCACCGACGGCAACGCGGTCATTGGATCCAGCGCCGCCACCAGCCGCATGTTCGGCGTGGCGGCCGGGGCCGACTACTGGCTGTCGCGAGCGACGGTCGCCGGCTTTGCCCTGGCAGGCGGCGGCACCAATTTCAACGCGGCTGCTGGCGGCAGCGGCCGAACCGACCTGTTCCAGACCGGCGCATTCATCAAGCACATGGCGGGCCCGGCCTATGTCAGCGCGGCCGCAGCCTATGGCTGGCATGACGTCACCACGGATCGCACGGTCGCCATCTCTGGGGTCGACCAGTTGCGCGCGCGGTTCAGGGCCGACAATTTCGCGGGTCGTCTCGAAGGCGGCAGCCGCTTTGGTACGGCCTGGCTTGGCGGCCTCGGTTTGACGCCCTATGCTGCCGCACAGGTGACAACCACGCGTCTTCCCCGCTATGCCGAAACCGTCACCGCCGGCGCCAACACTTTCGCGCTGTCCTATAGGGCCAAGACCGTGACGGCGCCGCGGACCGAACTCGGAATGCGCAACGACAAGTCCTTCGCATTGAGCGATGCGCTGCTGACATTGCGCGGCCGTGCCGCCTGGGCGCACGACTTCAATCCCCTCAGTGCGGCCTCGGCCAGCTTCGAGGCCTTGCCTGGCGCAAGCTTCGTGGTGAACGGCGCGGCTGCGGCGCGTGATGCGGCACTGACGACGGTCTCGGCCGAAGTGAACTGGCTGAATGGCGTCGCGCTCGCCGCGACGTTCGAAGGCGAGTTTTCCGCCGTCACCCGCGCCTATGCCGGGAGGAGCGTCGCGCGTTACAGGTGGTGA